From one Nitrospira sp. genomic stretch:
- a CDS encoding GNAT family N-acetyltransferase: protein MFVIRPATVDDVQRIVEFNAAMALETEQRRLDIARLREGARALLAHPEYGFYIMAETSAEAPRTAVGQLMITFEWSDWRNGAFWWVQSVYVTPEWRCRGVYRAMHEHIAARAKADPQVCGIRLYVEHQNHNAQTVYQRVGLRPAVYTVYEQDFVLDHRRPNS from the coding sequence ATGTTCGTCATTAGGCCAGCCACGGTGGACGATGTACAGAGGATCGTCGAGTTCAATGCGGCCATGGCACTCGAAACCGAACAGCGCAGACTGGACATCGCTCGGCTCCGAGAAGGCGCACGCGCACTCTTGGCACACCCTGAGTATGGCTTTTACATCATGGCAGAAACTTCCGCCGAGGCACCCCGAACAGCCGTCGGCCAACTAATGATCACCTTTGAATGGAGTGATTGGCGAAACGGGGCCTTTTGGTGGGTGCAGAGCGTCTATGTCACACCGGAATGGCGGTGCCGGGGAGTGTATCGAGCAATGCATGAGCACATTGCCGCGCGAGCCAAGGCAGATCCGCAAGTCTGCGGGATCCGCCTCTACGTCGAACATCAGAATCACAATGCCCAAACGGTCTATCAGCGCGTGGGCCTCAGGCCTGCCGTCTATACTGTCTATGAACAAGATTTCGTTCTGGACCATCGACGACCGAACTCATAG